Proteins found in one Arachis stenosperma cultivar V10309 chromosome 8, arast.V10309.gnm1.PFL2, whole genome shotgun sequence genomic segment:
- the LOC130945522 gene encoding uncharacterized protein LOC130945522 gives MVRKSSGKWRMCVDFTNLNKACPKDAYPLPCIDKLVDNASGFKALSFMDAYSGYNQILMHPEDQSKTAFITEHGNFCYKVMPFGLKNAGATYQRLMDKVFQQQIGRNMEVYVDDMVAKTPMQGSHCDDLVEIFRQIRAYNMRLNPDKCAFGVQGGKFLGFMLTSRGIEANPEKCKAVLNMTSPRTVKEVQQLAGRIAALSRFLPAVANRSYHFFQTFSKGKKSNWTDECENAFTELKQHLTSPPILQKPETGNPLYLYLSVSNHAISSVLVTETGKKQNPVYFISRVLQPTETRYPKIEQLALALITTAKRLRHYFQSHTINVRTDQPLRQILTRPELAGRLIKWSVELSEFDIQYESRKTLKSQVLADFISEMTDDTHNTEVSWTIHVDGASNKEGSGAGILLKEGDKVVAEQSLQFRFNASNNQSEYEALLAGLKLALQLQIPRITVYCDSSLVVHQIKGEFQVKDPLLEKYWLITKDLISKFKEFDIIHVNREHNTRADVLSKLATTRQAGNTSALSQLTLDKSSFEQDTILSITQVPDWRTPFFNYINTGTIPNDEPNLPLFRRRASYYTVLGNTLYRRGHSQPLLKCISNEEAEEVMAETHKGVCGNHIGGRALAAKILRTGYYWPTIKRDCISKVKTCNNCQKHATLSETPAEELHTIEVSWPFDRWGLDILGPFPKAPGQVKFLLVSIDYFSKWIEAQPLAHITAEKVRSFLWKNIICRYGIPREIISDNGRQFTDHKLATFLTNFNIKHHFSSVEHPQTNGQVESANRIILQGLKKKLGDAKGEWADLIPEILWSYNTTIQSATGETPFKLVYGAEALIPVEVSVPTLRTELYDETNNLQARTAELDLVEEERDISAIKQRARKQYLEQRHKRKVVHRTFNNGDLVLRRTEEARKPPAHGKLAANWEGPFRIFHNLGKGAYKLETLQGDQLPGTWNISSLRKYQS, from the coding sequence ATGGTAAGGAAGAGTTCAGGTAAATGGCGCATGTGCGTCGACtttacaaatttaaataaagCCTGTCCTAAAGATGCATACCCACTGCCTTGCATTGATAAATTAGTTGATAACGCCTCTGGTTTTAAAGCTTTGAGTTTCATGGATGCATATTCTGGCTATAACCAGATCCTAATGCACCCAGAAGACCAAAGCAAAACAGCTTTTATAACAGAACATGGGAATTTTTGTTACAAGGTAATGCCCTTTGGCCTAAAGAATGCAGGTGCAACGTATCAAAGGTTAATGGACAAGGTATTCCAACAACAGATAGGCCGCAACATGGAAGTCTACGTAGATGATATGGTAGCAAAAACACCAATGCAGGGGTCGCACTGTGACGACTTAGTAGAAATCTTCAGACAAATCCGAGCATATAACATGAGACTCAATCCAGACAAATGCGCGTTCGGAGTACAAGGAGGGAAGTTCCTGGGATTCATGTTAACATCTCGAGGCATCGAGGCCAACCCAGAAAAGTGCAAGGCCGTGCTAAACATGACAAGCCCAAGAACAGTAAAGGAAGTCCAGCAACTTGCAGGACGAATAGCTGCCCTGTCACGTTTCCTACCTGCAGTGGCAAATCGATCTTATCACTTTTTTCAGACATTCTCTAAAGGCAAGAAGTCCAACTGGACAGACGAATGTGAAAATGCCTTCACCGAACTTAAACAACACCTGACATCACCACCAATCCTCCAGAAACCCGAGACAGGTAACCCATTATATTTATACTTATCAGTATCTAACCATGCTATAAGCTCGGTTTTGGTAACAGAAACAGGAAAAAAGCAAAACCCAGTGTATTTCATCAGTAGGGTACTGCAACCAACAGAAACAAGGTACCCGAAGATAGAGCAATTGGCACTGGCACTAATTACAACAGCAAAAAGACTGCGGCACTATTTCCAGAGCCACACAATCAATGTACGAACGGACCAACCATTAAGGCAGATACTAACCAGACCCGAGCTCGCCGGCAGATTAATAAAATGGTCGGtcgagctctccgagttcgacaTCCAGTACGAATCAAGGAAGACACTGAAGTCACAGGTGCTAGCCGACTTTATATCAGAGATGACCGATGACACGCATAATACAGAAGTCAGTTGGACCATACATGTAGATGGAGCATCCAACAAGGAAGGCAGTGGAGCTGGGATACTACTCAAAGAAGGAGACAAAGTGGTGGCCGAGCAGTCACTACAGTTCCGCTTCAACGCAAGCAACAATCAATCAGAATATGAGGCCCTACTCGCTGGACTAAAGCTCGCCCTTCAACTACAAATACCTCGAATAACAGTCTACTGCGACTCCTCGTTAGTGGTACATCAAATAAAGGGCGAATTTCAGGTAAAAGATCCTTTGTTAGAGAAATATTGGCTCATAACAAAGgatctaatttcaaaatttaaagaattCGATATTATTCATGTAAACCGAGAACACAATACCAGGGCCGACGTGTTATCTAAACTAGCCACAACTCGGCAAGCCGGAAACACGTCGGCACTGTCCCAGCTAACGCTTGACAAATCGAGTTTTGAGCAGGATACAATTCTGAGTATTACACAGGTCCCAGATTGGCGAACACCTTTTTTCAATTACATTAACACAGGCACTATACCAAATGACGAGCCGAACTTGCCACTCTTCCGACGAAGAGCAAGCTATTATACAGTGCTAGGAAACACTTTGTACAGACGAGGGCATTCACAACCACTACTCAAGTGCATTAGCAACGAGGAGGCCGAGGAGGTCATGGCCGAAACACACAAAGGAGTCTGCGGCAACCATATTGGCGGCCGAGCATTAGCAGCAAAGATCCTGCGAACAGGATATTATTGGCCGACGATAAAGCGAGATTGCATCTCAAAAGTCAAAACGTGTAATAATTGTCAAAAACACGCCACACTCTCAGAGACCCCGGCCGAAGAACTCCATACCATAGAGGTAAGCTGGCCTTTCGATAGGTGGGGATTAGATATCCTCGGACCTTTCCCGAAAGCGCCAGGCCAGGTAAAGTTCCTTTTGGTTTCAATtgattatttttctaagtggaTAGAGGCACAACCACTAGCACACATAACGGCAGAAAAAGTGCGATCTTTTCTATGGAAAAATATCATATGCAGATACGGTATCCCAAGAGAGATAATCTCGGATAACGGGAGACAATTTACAGATCATAAGCTCGCCACCTTTCTAACAAACTTTAACATCAAACATCATTTCAGCTCAGTAGAGCACCCGCAAACTAACGGACAAGTTGAATCGGCTAACAGAATTATCTTGCAGGGGTTAAAGAAAAAGCTCGGCGACGCTAAGGGAGAATGGGCCGACCTCATTCCAGAAATTCTATGGAGTTACAATACCACCATTCAATCTGCCACAGGAGAGACTCCTTTCAAACTGGTATATGGCGCAGAAGCACTTATCCCAGTAGAGGTCAGCGTCCCAACATTAAGGACCGAGCTCTATGATGAAACAAATAACCTACAAGCTCGGACAGCCGAGTTGGACcttgtagaagaagaaagagatatTTCCGCCATAAAGCAACGAGCCAGAAAACAATACCTAGAGCAAAGACACAAGAGAAAGGTAGTTCACAGGACTTTCAACAATGGAGACCTCGTACTCAGACGCACAGAAGAAGCCCGGAAACCTCCGGCACATGGCAAGTTGGCGGCAAACTGGGAAGGACCTTTCCGAATATTTCATAATCTCGGAAAAGGGGCTTACAAGCTCGAAACTCTTCAAGGAGATCAACTTCCAGGAACATGGAACATCTCCTCCTTAAGAAAATATCAGTCATGA
- the LOC130944190 gene encoding tubulin alpha-4 chain, which translates to MRECISIHIGQAGIQVGNACWELYCLEHGIQPDGQMPSDKTVGGGDDAFNTFFSETGAGKHVPRAVFVDLEPTVIDEVRTGAYRQLFHPEQLISGKEDAANNFARGHYTIGKEIVDLCLDRIRKLADNCTGLQGFLVFNAVGGGTGSGLGSLLLERLSVDYGKKSKLGFTVYPSPQVSTSVVEPYNSVLSTHSLLEHTDVAVLLDNEAIYDICRRSLDIERPTYTNLNRLVSQVISSLTASLRFDGALNVDVTEFQTNLVPYPRIHFMLSSYAPVISAEKAYHEQLSVAEITNSAFEPSSMMAKCDPRHGKYMACCLMYRGDVVPKDVNAAVATIKTKRTIQFVDWCPTGFKCGINYQPPTVVPGGDLAKVQRAVCMISNSTSVAEVFSRIDHKFDLMYAKRAFVHWYVGEGMEEGEFSEAREDLAALEKDYEEVGAESGEGEEGEGEEDY; encoded by the exons ATGAGAGAGTGCATTTCGATCCACATTGGTCAGGCCGGTATCCAGGTCGGAAACGCCTGCTGGGAGCTTTACTGCCTCGAACATGGCATTCAG CCCGATGGACAGATGCCGAGTGACAAAACCGTTGGTGGAGGAGACGATGCCTTCAACACCTTCTTCAGTGAGACTGGCGCCGGAAAGCACGTGCCACGCGCCGTCTTCGTCGATCTTGAGCCCACCGTGATCGACGAGGTGAGGACCGGAGCCTACCGCCAACTCTTCCACCCCGAGCAACTCATCAGCGGCAAAGAAGACGCTGCCAACAATTTTGCTCGTGGCCATTATACCA TTGGGAAGGAGATCGTTGATCTCTGCCTTGATAGGATCAGGAAGCTTGCTGATAACTGCACCGGGCTCCAAGGGTTCTTGGTGTTCAATGCAGTTGGTGGTGGAACCGGTTCCGGTCTCGGTTCCCTTCTCTTGGAGCGTCTTTCTGTTGATTATGGAAAGAAATCTAAGCTTGGGTTCACTGTTTACCCATCTCCCCAGGTTTCTACCTCTGTTGTTGAGCCCTATAACAGTGTCCTTTCCACTCACTCCCTCCTTGAACACACTGATGTCGCCGTGCTTCTCGACAATGAAGCCATCTATGATATCTGCAGGCGCTCCCTTGACATTGAACGCCCCACCTACACCAACCTCAATCGCCTCGTCTCTCAG GTGATTTCATCCCTCACTGCCTCTTTGAGGTTTGATGGTGCACTGAACGTTGATGTGACTGAGTTCCAAACTAACTTGGTTCCATACCCAAGGATCCATTTCATGCTTTCATCCTATGCACCTGTTATTTCTGCTGAGAAGGCCTATCATGAGCAGCTCTCGGTTGCTGAGATCACCAACAGCGCATTCGAGCCGTCCTCCATGATGGCGAAGTGCGACCCTCGCCATGGCAAGTACATGGCCTGCTGCCTGATGTACCGTGGTGACGTGGTGCCCAAGGATGTGAATGCTGCTGTGGCCACCATCAAGACCAAGCGCACAATCCAATTTGTGGACTGGTGCCCAACTGGTTTCAAGTGCGGTATCAACTACCAGCCACCGACAGTTGTTCCCGGCGGTGACCTTGCCAAGGTGCAGAGGGCTGTGTGCATGATCTCCAACTCCACCAGTGTTGCTGAGGTGTTCTCAAGGATTGACCACAAGTTTGATCTCATGTATGCTAAGCGTGCTTTCGTCCACTGGTATGTGGGTGAGGGCATGGAAGAGGGTGAGTTCTCTGAGGCTCGTGAGGACCTTGCTGCTCTTGAGAAGGATTACGAGGAGGTTGGTGCGGAGTCTGGTGAGGGTGAGGAAGGTGAAGGAGAGGAAGACTATTAG
- the LOC130945523 gene encoding uncharacterized protein LOC130945523 yields MADKENPQLSQDDLLAQIAELQTEVRRIAELSTPNNGENSKGSAHSAADPLNVTPPKEKLTLDNPFSEEITNYQMPKNFTLPTALEPYKGFGDPRAHVKKFQSMMFFNGPKNEPVLCRAFPTYLDGAALLWFSKLPEGSISSFEDLARSFIDYFAASRYYVHGSDYLGTIKQGQHESLKDYMTRFADATMEIQDLDPAVHLHALKAGLRPGKFRETIAITKPKTLEEFRERAAGQMEIEELREAQKSDKQPHRRDEERTFRSPGNRDTKKPPKPASKYNTYTRFNTRRENIIREILNAKIIKPPARAGNYHDQRFVDKTKHCAFHRKFGHTTDDCIVAKDLLERLVRQGLLDKYIETRKGRGGNSDRAEHKQAPADDKKRGSLLIRQESHQPHIGRIRRRRRNKLSQEAELQSNAGNRRNHTTKEGQRTRRHNILQPNRLQIGKP; encoded by the coding sequence ATGGCTGACAAGGAAAATCCACAACTATCACAGGATGACCTCCTGGCCCAGATCGCTGAGCTTCAGACGGAGGTACGGAGGATAGCCGAGCTCTCAACGCCAAACAATGGAGAGAACTCCAAAGGCTCGGCTCATAGTGCGGCGGACCCTTTAAACGTCACCCCGCCAAAGGAGAAGCTCACATTAGACAACCCTTTCTCCGAGGAGATCACGAATTACCAGATGCCGAAGAACTTTACACTGCCCACTGCGCTGGAGCCATACAAGGGATTCGGCGACCCCAGAGCTCATGTGAAGAAATTCCAATCGATGATGTTCTTCAACGGCCCTAAGAACGAGCCCGTCCTTTGCCGAGCATTCCCTACCTACCTCGACGGCGCTGCATTACTCTGGTTCTCCAAACTTCCTGAAGGATCGATTTCCTCCTTCGAAGACCTCGCCAGATCATTTATTGACTATTTTGCTGCATCGAGATATTACGTACATGGCTCGGACTATCTCGGCACCATCAAACAAGGCCAGCATGAGAGCCTGAAGGATTACATGACTAGATTCGCAGACGCAACTATGGAGATCCAGGATCTAGACCCGGCCGTCCACTTGCACGCCCTCAAGGCCGGCCTTAGGCCCGGCAAATTTCGGGAGACCATTGCCATAACAAAACCAAAAACCCTAGAGGAATTCCGAGAAAGAGCGGCTGGACAAATGGAGATTGAAGAACTCCGAGAAGCCCAGAAATCAGACAAACAACCACACCGGAGAGATGAGGAAAGGACCTTCAGATCTCCAGGCAACAGGGACACAAAGAAACCTCCTAAGCCAGCATCAAAGTACAACACATACACCAGATTCAACACCAGAAGAGAAAACATCATCAGAGAAATCCTCAACGCCAAAATCATAAAACCACCAGCCCGAGCAGGGAACTATCATGATCAACGATTTgtggacaagacaaaacattgCGCCTTCCACCGAAAGTTCGGTCACACCACAGATGACTGCATCGTCGCGAAGGACCTCCTGGAAAGACTAGTACGCCAGGGTCTCCTGGACAAGTACATCGAGACCCGGAAAGGCAGAGGAGGAAACTCGGACAGGGCAGAGCATAAGCAAGCACCGGCTGACGACAAAAAGAGAGGATCACTCCTGATCCGCCAAGAGAGTCATCAACCACATATCGGGAGGATTCGCAGGCGGAGGAGAAACAAGCTCAGCCAGGAAGCGGAGCTACAGAGCAATGCTGGCAATCGAAGGAACCATACAACCAAAGAAGGACAAAGGACCAGACGTCACAATATCCTTCAACCAAACAGACTTCAAATCGGCAAGCCCTAA